A part of Chanos chanos chromosome 9, fChaCha1.1, whole genome shotgun sequence genomic DNA contains:
- the LOC115821699 gene encoding guanylate-binding protein 1-like: MNNHPNPMTSPLCLIENDHGELRTGEQALEYLRGISEPVVVVAVVGLYRTGKSYLMNRLAGKQAGFTLGSTIESKTKGIWMWCVPHPVKTGHTLVLLDTEGLGDVDKGDSKNDAWIFCLAVLLSSTLVYNSRGTIDNQALEKLHYVTELTEQIRVKSPDASSAEDEEEAEDSQFVMFFPNFVWAVRDFTLERKIDGRDSTEDEYLDFALKLKKGVGKNVNNYNLPRECIRNYFPSRKCFTFPFPTTPQNMSNLESMDVNDLFPEFRETADRFCEYVFAESRVKTVKGGQVVNGRMLNHLVRIYVKTITRGDVPCLENAVVAMAQIENQAAVQEAFRFYESGMEQVKNSFPLELDEILSQHKKINTMATEMFIERSFKDENGEYLKQLAETIDKHYADILHLNEQASEKKCRKLLMDFYAPVAQKLQEGCYAQPGGYEVYCRDRDNILAQYLNQGNKGVRAEDVLEEFMKERSAESNLILQADQKLTENEKRMQEERERTALMEQRVKAEEEKRKEMEKKLEEMSRSHEQRVKQMEEKMKRESCQQRKEMELAIESKLKEQRALLEKGFNEKADLMNKEIEHLRRHQPRGSGTKLLGGGWTLSSSGDAWGERRRAGVGLLVSPRLSTAVLQFVPVNGRVAPLRLQVAGEKSPTVVTAYGPNGSSERIRHFLMQQATQLLVQALVISGLDYCYYMSRYWSTVIGRPSSSKVSLKTRTTYTNEGKMDMKSFA, translated from the exons ATGAATAACCACCCAAACCCCATGACGTCACCTCTGTGTCTAATTGAGAATGATCACGGAGAGCTCCGCACTGGGGAACAGGCCTTGGAATATCTGAGGGGAATCTCAGAGCCAGTGGTTGTGGTGGCAGTAGTGGGCTTGTACCGCACAGGGAAATCCTACCTCATGAACCGCCTGGCCGGGAAGCAAGCAG GTTTTACCCTGGGCAGCACCATAGAGTCTAAGACAAAGGGCATCTGGATGTGGTGTGTACCTCACCCAGTTAAAACTGGACACACTCTAGTGCTGCTGGACACTGAGGGACTGGGAGATGTGGACAAG GGAGATTCGAAGAATGATGCCTGGATCTTCTGTCTGGCTGTTCTGTTGAGCAGCACTCTGGTGTATAACAGCAGAGGGACTATCGATAACCAGGCATTGGAGAAACTCCA CTACGTTACGGAATTGACGGAGCAGATCAGGGTAAAATCACCAGATGCTTCATCAgcagaagatgaggaagaggcagaggatTCTCAGTTCGTGATGTTCTTCCCTAACTTTGTCTGGGCCGTCCGAGACTTCACCCTGGAACGGAAAATTGATGGCAGAGATTCCACAGAAGATGAGTACCTGGATTTTGCCCTAAAGCTGAAGAAAG GTGTGGGAAAGAATGTGAACAACTACAACCTGCCGAGAGAGTGTATTCGCAACTACTTCCCATCTCGGAAGTGCTTTACCTTCCCGTTCCCAACTACTCCACAGAACATGAGCAATCTGGAGAGTATGGATGTGAATGACCTTTTTCCTGAATTTCGGGAGACCGCCGATCGTTTCTGCGAATACGTCTTCGCAGAGAGTCGAGTGAAAACGGTGAAGGGAGGACAGGTTGTCAACGGAAGAA TGCTGAATCATTTGGTGCGCATCTACGTGAAAACGATCACCCGTGGCGATGTGCCCTGTCTGGAGAACGCGGTGGTTGCCATGGCGCAGATTGAGAACCAGGCCGCGGTGCAGGAGGCGTTTCGTTTCTATGAGTCTGGAATGGAACAAGTGAAGAACAGCTTTCCCCTGGAGCTGGATGAGATCCTCTCTCAACACAAGAAGATCAACACCATGGCCACAGAGATGTTCATAGAACGCTCCTTTAAGGATGAGAATGGGGAATATTTGAAACAACTGGCT GAGACCATTGATAAGCACTATGCTGACATCTTGCACCTGAATGAGCAGGCCTCAGAGAAAAAATGCCGGAAGCTCCTCATGGACTTCTACGCACCAGTGGCTCAGAAGCTCCAGGAGGGATGTTACGCCCAGCCTGGTGGATATGAGGTGTACTGCAGAGACCGTGATAACATTCTGGCCCAATATCTTAACCAGGGCAACAAAGGAGTCAGG GCAGAGGACGTGTTGGAGGAGTTTATGAAGGAAAGGAGTGCAGAATCCAACTTAATCCTGCAGGCCGATcagaaactgactgaaaacGAGAAGAGGATGCAAG aggagagggaaagaactgCCTTGATGGAGCAGAGGGtaaaagcagaggaggaaaagaggaaggagatggagaaaaaattAGAGGAGATGAGTCGGAGCCATGAGCAGAGGGTGAagcagatggaggagaagatgaagagggagagctgtcagcagaggaaagaaatgGAGTTGGCCATAGAGAGCAAGCTGAAAGAGCAGAGAGCTCTATTAGAGAAGGGTTTCAATGAGAAGGCTGATCTGATGAACAAGGAGATCGAGCACCTAAGAAGACATCAACCTAGAG GCTcaggaaccaaactcctgggtgggggctggactctatcctCCTCCGGAGATGCCTGGGGTGAGAGAcgacgggcaggtgtggggttacttgtcaGCCCCCGCCTGAGCACCGCTGTGTTgcagtttgtcccggtgaacggaCGGGTTGCCCCACTGCGCCTTCAGGTTGCAGGGGAGAAATCTccgactgtcgtgacggcgtacgggCCGAatggcagctcaga gagaatccgccacTTCCTCATGCagcaggcaacccagctccttgtccaagcgcttgtcatctccggCCTGGACTACTGTTAC TATATGTCCAGATATTGGTCCACAGTGATTGGAAGACCATCCAGCTCTAAAGTCAGTTTAAAAACTCGCACCACCTACACAAATGAAGGGAAGATGGACATGAAATCTTTTGCCTAG